Proteins from a genomic interval of Vanacampus margaritifer isolate UIUO_Vmar chromosome 4, RoL_Vmar_1.0, whole genome shotgun sequence:
- the whamm gene encoding WASP homolog-associated protein with actin, membranes and microtubules has translation MMNNVECERPDSLDEWVAVKSNIFDEAEVFKLGFIVQWNVIECKFAVTCHNRTLQRRRRKEEFSVTTEHQSSWAGLFSVSDLKRINQHLTCVDDVLAACFPDLSEFEDGSFWDLLFPSRKYASDDERRDSDMSCRKLEKYFSTAIDVCGRTIVLDTLFSQDERDVDDYFENLQEFKRKSMHDEMSRAKGHLRQLLQSHDGADRMVALLAIYAQEDEAYQDLVTEATTFFQYLLQPFRDMRELACLYKMEILKSLEFDDLGPKRIEALEREAEEWRAKAEDAVASIQDITVTYFAQTSKALAAMVKQMEEDKCRFGAAAWASAAPRLEKLRFLLAKEALQHMRSTEMCLNSKKTSIKKEFVNLYGKDQSQIADMGSAPEEDRQRDSVDRLELQFYETQLELYNTKFEILKNEEQLLVTQTDTLRRQIRELQEEVVYYDVCEDPEELHSMVHTGPQHTEPPAIRQLKRRLQNLETKRGDICARRAYLRNKKDQCVEAHEQKRLAAQQRSIVFIQHHQVHMKREKRKEEEQRRKQWVDQEREKTLNRLRSFREKRQGQYILKSVPTQKSLTESSCASQPLSIISLGPLPSCDGFPSVRPPPRRKTLSTKAQSQDVPVQIYSSPSPPPANASTAAPSSPPPPPPPLPPPPPPVPPFSTSCQDKPMPLSDRQEAPFLAKNTLTQNIGTMDEVLASLQRGHIRLRKAHGPGTLPASEDPRSSLMTAIRQGVTLKKVLPARLDVPGGRRDNELERSIKAAMLRMKKVSADSDDDDRGDEDTQSGDWDS, from the exons ATGATGAACAACGTCGAGTGTGAGCGCCCGGACAGCCTGGACGAATGGGTCGCGGTAAAAAGTAACATATTCGACGAAGCCGAGGTGTTTAAGCTGGGTTTTATCGTCCAGTGGAACGTCATCGAGTGTAAGTTCGCGGTCACCTGCCACAACCGGACATTACAGCGGCGGAGGCGTAAAGAAGAATTTAGCGTGACGACTGAGCATCAAAGCAGCTGGGCCGGACTCTTCTCGGTGAGCGATTTAAAACGCATCAATCAGCACCTAACTTGTGTCGACGATGTGTTGGCGGCTTGCTTTCCCGACTTGTCAGAGTTCGAAGACGGCAGCTTTTGGGATTTGCTCTTCCCAAGTCGGAAGTACGCTTCGGACGACGAGCGCAGGGACTCGGACATGTCGTGTCGGAAGCTGGAAAAGTACTTCAGCACCGCCATCGACGTTTGCGGGAGAACAATAGTGCTCGACACGCTTTTCTCCCAGGATGAGCGGGACGTAGACGATTACTTTGAGAACCTCCAGGAGTTCAAGAGGAAGAGCATGCACGACGAGATGTCAAGGGCGAAGGGTCACCTGCGGCAG TTGCTGCAGAGTCACGATGGCGCAGACCGGATGGTGGCGTTGCTCGCGATCTATGCACAAGAGGACGAGGCCTACCAGGACCTGGTCACAGAGGCCACCACCTTCTTCCAGTACCTGCTGCAGCCTTTCCGGGACATGCGGGAGCTGGCTTGCCTGTACAAAATGGAGATCCTG AAATCCCTGGAGTTTGATGACTTGGGTCCCAAGAGAATTGAAGCTCTGGAGAGGGAGGCGGAGGAGTGGAGGGCCAAAGCGGAAGATGCGGTCGCTTCTATTCAGGACATCACAGTTACCTACTTTGCGCAGACTTCCAAGGCCCTGGCTG CTATGGTGAAGCAGATGGAGGAGGACAAGTGTCGCTTCGGAGCCGCCGCCTGGGCCTCTGCGGCTCCCCGACTGGAGAAACTGCGCTTCCTGCTGGCCAAGGAAGCCCTGCAGCACATGAGATCAACTGAGATGTGTCTCAACAGCAAGAAAACCAGCATCAAAAAAGAG TTTGTCAACTTGTATGGCAAAGACCAGAGCCAAATAGCTGATATGGGTTCCGCGCCCGAGGAAGATCGACAGCGGGACTCCGTAGACCGACTGGAGTTGCAGTTCTACGAAACGCAACTGGAACTGTACAACACCAAGTTTGAGATCCTGAAAAACGAGGAGCAACTGCTGGTGACTCAGACGGACACCCTGCGGCGGCAGATCAGAG AACTGCAGGAGGAGGTGGTGTATTATGACGTGTGTGAGGATCCCGAGGAGCTCCACAGCATGGTCCACACAGGACCTCAACACACGGAGCCTCCAGCCATCCGCCAGCTCAAGAGGCGTCTGCAGAACCTGGAGACCAAGAGAGGCGACATCTGTGCTCGCCGTGCGTACCTGCGCAACAAAAAG gACCAGTGTGTGGAGGCCCACGAGCAGAAGCGACTTGCAGCCCAGCAAAGATCCATAGTCTTCATCCAGCACCATCAGGTCCACATG AAACGAGagaagaggaaggaggaggagcagaGGAGGAAGCAGTGGGTGGACCAGGAGAGGGAGAAGACTCTGAACAGATTAAGATCCTTCAGAGAG AAGCGACAGGGTCAGTACATCCTCAAGTCCGTTCCGACCCAGAAGTCTCTCACAGAGTCGTCTTGTGCCTCCCAGCCACTTTCCATCATCAGCCTTGGCCCGCTGCCGTCATGTGACGGGTTTCCCTCCGTCCGCCCGCCACCGAGACGCAAAACATTATCGACGAAAGCACAGTCGCAAGATGTGCCGGTCCAAATCTACTCTTCACCATCGCCCCCGCCTGCAAACGCTTCGACTGCAGCCCCTTCatcaccgccgccgccgccgcctcctcttcctccgccGCCACCTCCTGTACCGCCATTCAGTACTTCCTGTCAGGACAAGCCAATGCCGCTCAGTGACCGACAAGAAGCTCCTTTTCTGGCCaagaacacactcacacaaaatatAG GAACCATGGATGAAGTGCTGGCCTCGCTGCAGCGTGGACACATCCGGCTTCGGAAGGCCCACGGACCCGGGACGCTTCCCGCCTCCGAGGACCCCCGTAGCAGCCTGATGACGGCCATCCGGCAAGGAGTCACCTTGAAAAAG GTGCTTCCGGCCCGCTTGGACGTGCCGGGCGGCAGGCGGGACAACGAGCTGGAGCGCAGCATCAAAGCGGCCATGTTGAGGATGAAGAAGGTGTCGGCCGACTCGGACGATGACGACAGAGGGGACGAGGACACGCAGAGTGGAGATTGGGATAGTTGA